From Desulfonatronum thioautotrophicum, the proteins below share one genomic window:
- a CDS encoding TusE/DsrC/DsvC family sulfur relay protein — translation MPQLDLNGKSCEVDQDGFLLDPECWNEDVAKAILKHHDGPELNEQTLAMLQFMREYYTKFHAFPILKAVCKNLHQPKDCVREQFLDPLLAWKAAGLPKPDNVFSEAVDEDHKFYRLISVQ, via the coding sequence ATGCCCCAGCTCGATTTGAATGGAAAAAGCTGTGAAGTGGACCAGGACGGTTTTTTGCTCGACCCGGAGTGTTGGAACGAAGACGTGGCCAAGGCCATCCTCAAACACCATGACGGACCGGAACTGAACGAGCAGACCTTGGCCATGCTCCAATTCATGCGGGAATATTATACGAAATTCCATGCCTTCCCCATTCTGAAGGCTGTCTGCAAGAATCTGCATCAACCCAAGGACTGTGTTCGGGAACAATTCCTGGACCCCCTGCTGGCCTGGAAGGCTGCCGGACTGCCCAAGCCGGACAACGTCTTTTCCGAGGCCGTGGATGAAGATCATAAATTTTATCGACTCATCTCCGTTCAGTAG